Genomic window (Pristiophorus japonicus isolate sPriJap1 chromosome 9, sPriJap1.hap1, whole genome shotgun sequence):
ATTACTTTTCAAATTAGTAGTAGTCCTAATTATTTGGGTGGTGATCTCCACATGCACATGTTTTCCCCATGTTCTATCTACATAAGAAAGGAATATTGTTGGATGATGGGTTTTTCTATTAATGAATgtcttaatatatatatatattcttaaTTGCTGAGGGAACAAAATCACAGATATTCTGCAAAGTTTTTGTTTTTAACCCAAGTACCTTATATATTTTTTAAGAGGGGAGTTTTGCTTTTTCATTAACAATTATGCAATATTGATCTTGGGTCAAAAGGAAATGGTGCGTGGACAATATGGACAGATACACAATAGCATAATGCATGGTATTTTTAAATACTAGCACCCTGAAAGATGTAGCATGTGGACCGTGCTAGTACTAAATCTTTAACCTTGCTGTGTgaggttttaaaagaattggtgaaTTATGTATAATTTTCATAAACATTTTATGAATATGCATTTTATGTACAttatgatttaaaaaatatatatatggttGCGACATAGATCAACAGCAATGCAGTGGATTTGATTATAATCTACTTGAGCAGTTGCCCAGACGATCAGAAGAATTGACTGATCAGAATAGGCAGTTCCTGGTCTCTGTTGTATTGCTGCGTGATGCTCACCTGCACTTTAAACAGCTGGGCATTGAACAGCTGTTTAGTTAGCTGGTCAGCCTCTGCTGTGCAATGAACTGCTCCGATTCTGCTTTCTGGGTTGCTAGGGATGTTGGTAAGTTTTTATTTTTCCATTTGTTTTCATCCTAAAACCAGCATTCCTGAGCTGGGCCGCTCCAGGTGCCAATTGTGGGCTGAAGGTGAGGGGGGAGAGTCAAAGCACTAATGTTCTtagcaggccatcagggagggtaacTTGGCAGAGGAAAGGTTGAGCTGCTGGTTAATCAAATCTTCTGATCAGCTGATTGCAAAGTTTCCATGAACCCTGAGCAGTGCTGTCCAGCAGTACAGCTATTGAGTCAGTCTCAGAAACCATTCACACACTTAATTCCTGCAGATTGCATAGGATCACATGGGATCCTATGTAATCTGTAGGAATTAGCATATGAAATCTGTAGGAAGTAACATGTAGTTTAATGGTTAGAACAGAGCCAGTTATCTTTCAGCCATGGGGGACTGTTACCAATGATCACTACAATTAAAATGTACTGACCATTAGAAACGATTACAGTAacttgaatatatacttgaaacatttgcagggctgaggAGAGCTGGATAgagggacgaattggatagctctttcaaagagccaaaatCTCAGCACTACCTTGTATGTAAGATAATATTATGTATGTTTTTCTTACAGGCAGGGGAGGCAGGACTTTCAGCTTGTATTGAGCTGTGTGTGAGAGCACTACGCATGGAATCGAATGAAAATCCCACAGTGAAGACATCAATTTGCAAGACTGTATCGTGCTTGTTACCTGATTATTTAGAGGTCCGCCGTGCGTGCCAGCTTACTGAATTCCTGCTGGAACCAACCGTGGAAGCGTATTATGCAGTTGAGACTTTATACAACCAGCCAGATCAGAAGTACGATGATGAAAACGGTCCAGTCCCTAACTCACTGAGATGCGAACTCCTACTTGTTTTGAAAACTCATTGGCCCTTTGATCCTGAATTTTGGGACTGGAAGACTCTGAAACGCCATTGCCTTGCATTAATGGGAGAGGAAGCATCCATTGTGTCTTCCATAGATGAGCTTAACGACAGTGACCTCTTTGATGAAAACAATGAGAGCCATCTGGAAGAAGTTGCTGCGAAAGAACACTCGTTGAATGGACTCCCTAAATTTTACAGTGATGTAATGAAAGTGCAAAAGGGTTCATCTGAAGAAATAGAAATGAAGGTAAAAGGTAAAATGGAGAAAGGTGTTGTGTCTGCCAGGTTTAAGAATTGGCAGGCCTATATGCAGTATTGTGTATTATGTGACCGAGAGTTTCTGGGGCACCGAATTATCCGTCATGCTCAAACGCACGTGAAGGATGGAAACTATTTTTGCCCTATATGTGCCAAAAGTTTCAAGAAAAAGGAGATTTTTGTTCCACATGTTACATTGCATATTAAGCAGTCTTGTAAAGAACGACTGGCTTCTATCAAACCAAAAAGGAGAGTTGGAAGGCCTCCCAAGAACTTGACTGACATTAGTGTTGCAGGTAAAAAGACAATTGATATTGACAAGCAGGAACATCGTCCAATTAAAAGGAACAGCCTGTACAGTGAGGACTTCATCGTCTTCAGTGATAGCGATGGTTCTGATGATGAAGGCAAAGATAAATCCTACAGACCTGCAATCATATCCACAACACAAAAAGTGGACTGCACTGAAGATTATAACTGCCCTGTAACTATCTGTACCAAAACATTTAAGTATTTTAAAAACTTAATTGCACACGTGAAAGGTCACGGTAATGATGAAGAAGCAAAACAGTTTCTTAAAATGCAGAGCAATAAAGTTGTTTGTCAGTATTGTCGGAGACggtttgtcagtgtctctcacctTAATGAACATTTGCAAATTCACTGCGGCCCTAAACCCTATGTCTGTATACAACTGGAGTGTAATGCAAGCTTTGGTACGTACTCTGAATTGGTAGGACACAGGAAAGAACATGTACTGTTCAAAGCTAAATGCATGTTTCAGAACTGTGGAAGAATTTTTACTGAGTCCTATTTGTTGTATGATCATGAAGCACAGCATTACCATAATTCCTCGTATTCTTGCAAATTCTCAAACTGTGGAAACGTTTACTACTCCCAGAGTGAACTGCAAAAGCATGAAGTTGGTCATGTCGCCCAAGCCTGTGTGAAAATCAAAGCTGAAAATAGTTCACAATTTGAAACAAGCCAGCTTGCTCCAAATCGAGCTGATCAGGTAGACCAGTTATTACAAATAAAGACTGAAAATGAGCCACACAGTCAACTTGGTGCTTACCAGAATGGTTTTGCTCATGATTGCGTTGCAAGTGAAACTGTTAAACCTAAATCTTCCGTGTCAGAAGAACTAAATGCCTTAGCACCCATCGAAGAACAGAGTTGCCTTCCTAAAGACAAATACTTTGGTGTAACTGTGAAGAATGAAGAGGAGACAAGCGTGCATCAGACTGATGGTGTTTTGCCAGAAGCAATGTTTAAAGGGGAGGGTACACTTATTCCACCACTGCCTGTAGAAACCACAGCTGGTGAAGCAGCAAAACCAGTTCAAATGTTCAACTGTAAGGTTGATGGCTGTAATCGAAGCTATACCTCGTCACGCAGTGTCAGCAAACACATCAAGGCGACTCATCCTGAATTCTACGAAACACTGAAGAAACAACGGAACCTACCAAAAATCCAACGGGTTAGAAACCCCTTGAAATGTCAAAATCAGGAAAAGCCTCCAAACCCATTGAGCTTTTCAAATGAGAGAATCTTAAACATGACACCTGAAAGCAGCTTGAACACTGTAGGTGCTGTTTATCAGCAGCCTGTCCCCAGCGTTTTATCTGTTGAAAATCAGAATGTATCCCATTCCAGGAAGAAAAAGCACACGCACAACAAGCGTGCAAAATGGCCGGCCATCATCAAAGGTGACAAATTTATCTGCAGCAGGTGCTACAGGGAGTTTACCAATCCCAAATCTCTTGGAGGCCATTTGTCACGACGTGCAATCTGTAAACCTTATGATATAAAGGAAAGCTCTTTAGTTGTGGAGCAGAAGAATGAACAGGCTTTATATATGGCTGAAAAGATTCTTTCCCCAGCTGCATTCACCCCCCAGGAACGTGAACCTCCCTGTATCCCAGATACATTCTTGACTGGCGAAACATTCCTTCAGTCATTGGAAATGGGGGACAGTGCAGCTCCGTTTGCCGCTCACGATCTTTTTTCACCAACGCAGGACAACAACTACAGTTCTGGTGTGTTTGAGCCCAGCAAGACTCTCCAGGTGGCTGGCCTTCCTGGAACATTTGAGTCTGAAGTAATTCAGCCGACCTTTCCATCCAGGTTTGGGATGAGTGCAGTAGAGGAAAGCCCAGCCAGCATCACTATATCACAGGCACTAACAACTGTGTGTAGCCCAGGGTCGTTTGTGGCTGGCGAAGACATGTCAATCAACACTGAGGTCCCACCAATGCTGGATGTGACCAAAGGCTCAACTGCCTACTCATCTTGTCAGCCCTTGCAGCAGTCACTCGAGTCCAACTTTTGTTCGGGAGCATACATTGGCAATGAGATTCACCCCCAAAATTTGGAAAGCAGCTGTGAGACAACTATGTTTTTTACCAATGCCGCCCTTCCTGAGATTGATACCAGTCATAATTCACCTCACTGTGAAGACTCGAAGAATTTAGATATAAGAATAGCCGAACTTCTGTTGGGCTTGCAAAATTTGAATTTGGAATATGGCGAGAAGCTTTACAGGAGCGGTGCACTGTGCCATACCACAAGTTCAGAGACACCAGCTGCTTCCAGGAACATCTTGACACACACACCAATGAGTAATTGTACCAACAGTCCAAACACAATCAATCCGTGTTTGACAGTCCCACAAACAGATACATTGGCACAGGCCACTGAAACTGAAAATGACACCGAGCTGAAAGTGAACCTCATTAAACCATTTATCTGTCAGGAAGGTGGCTGCATCTATAGTGCGATGACTAAAGATGCTCTGACCAATCATTATGTCAAAGTGCATCAGTACTCCAAGGAGCAGATCATGGAAATAAAGATGTATCAGACTAGGTTTGCTCCATTTAGATGCCATGTTCCTAACTGCCAGAAAACTTTTACAAGAAACTCAAACCTCCGAGCCCACTACCAGTTGGTGCATCACGTAACACGGGAGGAGCTGGTAAAACTAAGAATTAAAAGAGCATATTGTAGAAAATCAGACGGCCATTATAAAACTGCAGACGATGTGTCGCCATTGCAGGAAATAATTTCTCAACCCACAATGAATGGGTCGCAGGAGGAAGAATCCATGAGTCTGCACGAATTGGAGCCTCGTGAGATTAAGTCGGAGATTGGCCTCCATTTGCACAACACGCAGAACGCAAAGGCTGCGCTGTATAATCATGGAATGCCACAGAATAGCTCAGTGCTACTGGCAGGTCTGCAGGATTGTTCAGCATTACCAGCACCATTCCAAAATGGCTTGGCGCAATCATTCGGGTCACATGACACCTTGGGACCACCAGCAGGCCCTCAGGATGCTTCCACGTTGGCAATTGAGCCGCACAGTGGCCCTGCACCGACAGCAGGGCTGCTGGCTGTCTCGCCACTACTGGCATGGCCAGAGGGTGTCTTGCTGCCATCAATGAGACCCCAAGATGTCTTGCCAGTGCGAGCAGGGCTTCACAATGTGTCTCTGCTGCCACCAGGGCAGCAATGTGTCTCACCACAACCAGCAATGCCACAGGCTGCTTCGGTGGTAGGGGCTGAGGGTGTTCTGCCACTAACGTCGGGGACAGAGGGCGTCTCGTTGCTACCAGCAGGGCTGCAGGACGTCTCAGTTGTGCCGCCCGGAACGCAGGGTATCTCACCACTGGCATCCGGGTCGGCAGAAGTCTCACCGCTGTCAACAGGCCCCCGACGCGCGTCACTTGCACCTTCTGGACTGCAGGAAGCCTCGCCCACACCAGTAGACCCGCAGGGTGTCTCGCCTGCACCAGTAGATGAGGTGGGACCCTCGCCCGCACCTTCTAGGCCGCAGGGTGTCTTGCCCACACCAGTGGGGCCACGAGGAGCCTCGCCCGCACCAGTAGACCCACAAGGTGTCTCGCCCGCACCAGTAGACTCACTGGGAGCCTTGCCCACACCAGTAGGGCCGCAGGGTGTCTTGCCCGCACCTTCTGGACCACAGGGTGTCTCGCCCGCACCAGTAGACCCGCTGGGAGCATCGCTCGCACCAGTAGACCAGCTGGGGGCCTTGTCCGCACCAGTAGAACCACAGGGTGTCTCGCCCGCACCTTCTGGGCCACAGGGTGTCTCACCTGCACCAGTAGAACCACAGGGTGTCTCGCCTGCACCTTCTGGGCCACAGGGTGTCTCGCCCTCACCTTCTGGGCCACAGGGTGTCTCGCCTGCACCTTCTGGGCCACAGGGTGTCTCGCCTGCACCAGTAGAACCACAGGATGTCTCGCCCTCACCTTCTGGGGCGCGGGGTGTCTCGCCCACACCTTCTGGGCCGTGGGGTGTCTCGCCCAGACCTGGGCTGCAGGGTGTCTCGCCCGGACCAGTAGACTCGCTGGCAGACTTGCCCACACCAGTAGGGCCGCTGGGAGCCTCACTACCCTCAAAACCACATGAGTTTTTGGTGCATCCAGTAAGAACAAAAGATGCCTTCCTATGCCCAGAAAGACCGGAAGGTGTCTTGGTGCATCCAGCGGATGTGTCAATGCAGGGAAGGGAAAGTGAATTGGGTTTGAAGCAAGCTACACAAGCTGGAGGTACAATGAAGGTGCCAGGAGAAAGGAAGCGCAAAAAATCAATAACAAAAATAAGAATAGAATATGACATTAATAAATTTCACAAACCTTACAGGTGTGTCCACAAAGGCTGTTCTGCAGCTTTCACTATTCAGCAAAACCTAATACTACACTATCGGGCTGTGCACCAGTCTGACCAGCAGCTGCTTCACACAAAGATCAAACAGGAAACCAGCCCGAATCACAGCCTCCAGCTCCAGGAGTTCCGCTGCCAGCTCGATGATTGTTGTAGAATTTTCCAAGGAGCCACTGATCTAATTAAACACTATTCTGAACTTCA
Coding sequences:
- the znf292b gene encoding zinc finger protein 292b isoform X2 — its product is MQEGPTLLEMRIRHLVKGKRIDQATNLAKVCAEHPEIGTKSIFKQTYLTCLCTASSNDILMEEISAVDCKDALEMICNLESDGEENLALILCTAFLTRQLQHGDLYCAWELTLFWSKLQQRMESSEQSFLECCRQFSMLSKTVYHIFFLIKVIQSEAGEAGLSACIELCVRALRMESNENPTVKTSICKTVSCLLPDYLEVRRACQLTEFLLEPTVEAYYAVETLYNQPDQKYDDENGPVPNSLRCELLLVLKTHWPFDPEFWDWKTLKRHCLALMGEEASIVSSIDELNDSDLFDENNESHLEEVAAKEHSLNGLPKFYSDVMKVQKGSSEEIEMKVKGKMEKGVVSARFKNWQAYMQYCVLCDREFLGHRIIRHAQTHVKDGNYFCPICAKSFKKKEIFVPHVTLHIKQSCKERLASIKPKRRVGRPPKNLTDISVAGKKTIDIDKQEHRPIKRNSLYSEDFIVFSDSDGSDDEGKDKSYRPAIISTTQKVDCTEDYNCPVTICTKTFKYFKNLIAHVKGHGNDEEAKQFLKMQSNKVVCQYCRRRFVSVSHLNEHLQIHCGPKPYVCIQLECNASFGTYSELVGHRKEHVLFKAKCMFQNCGRIFTESYLLYDHEAQHYHNSSYSCKFSNCGNVYYSQSELQKHEVGHVAQACVKIKAENSSQFETSQLAPNRADQVDQLLQIKTENEPHSQLGAYQNGFAHDCVASETVKPKSSVSEELNALAPIEEQSCLPKDKYFGVTVKNEEETSVHQTDGVLPEAMFKGEGTLIPPLPVETTAGEAAKPVQMFNCKVDGCNRSYTSSRSVSKHIKATHPEFYETLKKQRNLPKIQRVRNPLKCQNQEKPPNPLSFSNERILNMTPESSLNTVGAVYQQPVPSVLSVENQNVSHSRKKKHTHNKRAKWPAIIKGDKFICSRCYREFTNPKSLGGHLSRRAICKPYDIKESSLVVEQKNEQALYMAEKILSPAAFTPQEREPPCIPDTFLTGETFLQSLEMGDSAAPFAAHDLFSPTQDNNYSSGVFEPSKTLQVAGLPGTFESEVIQPTFPSRFGMSAVEESPASITISQALTTVCSPGSFVAGEDMSINTEVPPMLDVTKGSTAYSSCQPLQQSLESNFCSGAYIGNEIHPQNLESSCETTMFFTNAALPEIDTSHNSPHCEDSKNLDIRIAELLLGLQNLNLEYGEKLYRSGALCHTTSSETPAASRNILTHTPMSNCTNSPNTINPCLTVPQTDTLAQATETENDTELKVNLIKPFICQEGGCIYSAMTKDALTNHYVKVHQYSKEQIMEIKMYQTRFAPFRCHVPNCQKTFTRNSNLRAHYQLVHHVTREELVKLRIKRAYCRKSDGHYKTADDVSPLQEIISQPTMNGSQEEESMSLHELEPREIKSEIGLHLHNTQNAKAALYNHGMPQNSSVLLAGLQDCSALPAPFQNGLAQSFGSHDTLGPPAGPQDASTLAIEPHSGPAPTAGLLAVSPLLAWPEGVLLPSMRPQDVLPVRAGLHNVSLLPPGQQCVSPQPAMPQAASVVGAEGVLPLTSGTEGVSLLPAGLQDVSVVPPGTQGISPLASGSAEVSPLSTGPRRASLAPSGLQEASPTPVDPQGVSPAPVDEVGPSPAPSRPQGVLPTPVGPRGASPAPVDPQGVSPAPVDSLGALPTPVGPQGVLPAPSGPQGVSPAPVDPLGASLAPVDQLGALSAPVEPQGVSPAPSGPQGVSPAPVEPQGVSPAPSGPQGVSPSPSGPQGVSPAPSGPQGVSPAPVEPQDVSPSPSGARGVSPTPSGPWGVSPRPGLQGVSPGPVDSLADLPTPVGPLGASLPSKPHEFLVHPVRTKDAFLCPERPEGVLVHPADVSMQGRESELGLKQATQAGGTMKVPGERKRKKSITKIRIEYDINKFHKPYRCVHKGCSAAFTIQQNLILHYRAVHQSDQQLLHTKIKQETSPNHSLQLQEFRCQLDDCCRIFQGATDLIKHYSELHDLTLDEMGKMVSSVNEGKFQCDQAHCVSSFTVFWSFIKHLLVAHGIDVESQQSDLDATCFKCDCEGCDRTYATRSNLLRHIFTKHRELHRSHLMRPRRIIPTDQENIPKAANQDDLSDEKSYFGSEEVSESEDTINHGKSKPISRECFTSDSKNMKSGEVDKAYSSRTIGKYTFKSKAQAVAMCSSKSLREQYPCMFENCSSVVTSERSLVKHYRIHHKISNAFVSQYHNHLVNYRKYSSVQGKESAEYVSSHEEGSTESTVNEDVVQQQVKLSETEIFNKKLENDDSFKSSVDELSELFNAKLINDANTSACVKTEQEDTVEMTAESKLIDVNNYQPYRKRSNSHLNHADTEKECIQSKKKKNIIVGNPEQLLEANSNRTLREKEASLPDHSPCTHKAHHHKPFDLTTFKPMGFEFSFLKFLEESAVKQNKTLTNKYRSHNPAVKADKMAADGGLNSSGVVVGDEDSSSARHPVNDDKNSVIPVDHNKHSVAERLCMGTTEHQALTNFSTPLSLHILKNIKIIMDKTHSNCVELAEKQLQHMQPTVVLSRVKVDFNMLAQVKNVKERISVKST
- the znf292b gene encoding zinc finger protein 292b isoform X1 → MAAGEVGADVRKLTDKLRELGNQLRELGVSVQSSGDYCQRFCQTLVQYAGKWKISEDPLPLLEVYTVAIQNYSTARPCLTAECENVCFVLDRLALSCTELLLCLPDEVPDTIWEQFQACVQAAHKVLSEYGNPELQMLAVLSQEGGVWKNSVLDSIFSQQPLEQDKVNEFLMQEGPTLLEMRIRHLVKGKRIDQATNLAKVCAEHPEIGTKSIFKQTYLTCLCTASSNDILMEEISAVDCKDALEMICNLESDGEENLALILCTAFLTRQLQHGDLYCAWELTLFWSKLQQRMESSEQSFLECCRQFSMLSKTVYHIFFLIKVIQSEAGEAGLSACIELCVRALRMESNENPTVKTSICKTVSCLLPDYLEVRRACQLTEFLLEPTVEAYYAVETLYNQPDQKYDDENGPVPNSLRCELLLVLKTHWPFDPEFWDWKTLKRHCLALMGEEASIVSSIDELNDSDLFDENNESHLEEVAAKEHSLNGLPKFYSDVMKVQKGSSEEIEMKVKGKMEKGVVSARFKNWQAYMQYCVLCDREFLGHRIIRHAQTHVKDGNYFCPICAKSFKKKEIFVPHVTLHIKQSCKERLASIKPKRRVGRPPKNLTDISVAGKKTIDIDKQEHRPIKRNSLYSEDFIVFSDSDGSDDEGKDKSYRPAIISTTQKVDCTEDYNCPVTICTKTFKYFKNLIAHVKGHGNDEEAKQFLKMQSNKVVCQYCRRRFVSVSHLNEHLQIHCGPKPYVCIQLECNASFGTYSELVGHRKEHVLFKAKCMFQNCGRIFTESYLLYDHEAQHYHNSSYSCKFSNCGNVYYSQSELQKHEVGHVAQACVKIKAENSSQFETSQLAPNRADQVDQLLQIKTENEPHSQLGAYQNGFAHDCVASETVKPKSSVSEELNALAPIEEQSCLPKDKYFGVTVKNEEETSVHQTDGVLPEAMFKGEGTLIPPLPVETTAGEAAKPVQMFNCKVDGCNRSYTSSRSVSKHIKATHPEFYETLKKQRNLPKIQRVRNPLKCQNQEKPPNPLSFSNERILNMTPESSLNTVGAVYQQPVPSVLSVENQNVSHSRKKKHTHNKRAKWPAIIKGDKFICSRCYREFTNPKSLGGHLSRRAICKPYDIKESSLVVEQKNEQALYMAEKILSPAAFTPQEREPPCIPDTFLTGETFLQSLEMGDSAAPFAAHDLFSPTQDNNYSSGVFEPSKTLQVAGLPGTFESEVIQPTFPSRFGMSAVEESPASITISQALTTVCSPGSFVAGEDMSINTEVPPMLDVTKGSTAYSSCQPLQQSLESNFCSGAYIGNEIHPQNLESSCETTMFFTNAALPEIDTSHNSPHCEDSKNLDIRIAELLLGLQNLNLEYGEKLYRSGALCHTTSSETPAASRNILTHTPMSNCTNSPNTINPCLTVPQTDTLAQATETENDTELKVNLIKPFICQEGGCIYSAMTKDALTNHYVKVHQYSKEQIMEIKMYQTRFAPFRCHVPNCQKTFTRNSNLRAHYQLVHHVTREELVKLRIKRAYCRKSDGHYKTADDVSPLQEIISQPTMNGSQEEESMSLHELEPREIKSEIGLHLHNTQNAKAALYNHGMPQNSSVLLAGLQDCSALPAPFQNGLAQSFGSHDTLGPPAGPQDASTLAIEPHSGPAPTAGLLAVSPLLAWPEGVLLPSMRPQDVLPVRAGLHNVSLLPPGQQCVSPQPAMPQAASVVGAEGVLPLTSGTEGVSLLPAGLQDVSVVPPGTQGISPLASGSAEVSPLSTGPRRASLAPSGLQEASPTPVDPQGVSPAPVDEVGPSPAPSRPQGVLPTPVGPRGASPAPVDPQGVSPAPVDSLGALPTPVGPQGVLPAPSGPQGVSPAPVDPLGASLAPVDQLGALSAPVEPQGVSPAPSGPQGVSPAPVEPQGVSPAPSGPQGVSPSPSGPQGVSPAPSGPQGVSPAPVEPQDVSPSPSGARGVSPTPSGPWGVSPRPGLQGVSPGPVDSLADLPTPVGPLGASLPSKPHEFLVHPVRTKDAFLCPERPEGVLVHPADVSMQGRESELGLKQATQAGGTMKVPGERKRKKSITKIRIEYDINKFHKPYRCVHKGCSAAFTIQQNLILHYRAVHQSDQQLLHTKIKQETSPNHSLQLQEFRCQLDDCCRIFQGATDLIKHYSELHDLTLDEMGKMVSSVNEGKFQCDQAHCVSSFTVFWSFIKHLLVAHGIDVESQQSDLDATCFKCDCEGCDRTYATRSNLLRHIFTKHRELHRSHLMRPRRIIPTDQENIPKAANQDDLSDEKSYFGSEEVSESEDTINHGKSKPISRECFTSDSKNMKSGEVDKAYSSRTIGKYTFKSKAQAVAMCSSKSLREQYPCMFENCSSVVTSERSLVKHYRIHHKISNAFVSQYHNHLVNYRKYSSVQGKESAEYVSSHEEGSTESTVNEDVVQQQVKLSETEIFNKKLENDDSFKSSVDELSELFNAKLINDANTSACVKTEQEDTVEMTAESKLIDVNNYQPYRKRSNSHLNHADTEKECIQSKKKKNIIVGNPEQLLEANSNRTLREKEASLPDHSPCTHKAHHHKPFDLTTFKPMGFEFSFLKFLEESAVKQNKTLTNKYRSHNPAVKADKMAADGGLNSSGVVVGDEDSSSARHPVNDDKNSVIPVDHNKHSVAERLCMGTTEHQALTNFSTPLSLHILKNIKIIMDKTHSNCVELAEKQLQHMQPTVVLSRVKVDFNMLAQVKNVKERISVKST